In a genomic window of Caloenas nicobarica isolate bCalNic1 chromosome 1, bCalNic1.hap1, whole genome shotgun sequence:
- the LOC135991847 gene encoding single-stranded DNA-binding protein, mitochondrial isoform X2 translates to MLRRPAWQVLRQFVRHESETVGSLVLERSMNRVQLLGRVGQDPIMRQVEGKNPVTIFSLATNEMWRTGDSDVTQGGDISQKTTWHRISVFRPGLRDVTYQYVKKGSRLYVEGKIDYGEYTDKNNVRRQATTIIADNVIFLSDGGIKEKV, encoded by the exons ATGTTGCGGCGACCGGCGTGGCAG GTGCTTCGCCAGTTTGTAAGACATGAGTCTGAAACAGTTGGCTCATTGGTACTGGAAAGAT CCATGAATCGTGTTCAGTTACTTGGTCGGGTTGGACAGGACCCTATCATGAGgcaagtggaaggaaaaaatcccGTTACCATATTTTCTCTTGCAACCAATGAGATGTGGCGAACAGGGGATAGCGATGTAACCCAGGGAG GTGATATCAGTCAGAAGACGACATGGCACAGGATCTCTGTATTCAGACCGGGCCTCAGGGATGTTACATATCAGTATGTGAAGAAGGG ttctcGGCTCTATGTTGAAGGGAAGATAGACTATGGTGAATATACAGATAAAAACAATGTGAGGCGTCAGGCCACGACAATTATAGCAG ataatgtgatttttctgagtGATGGTGGTATTAAAGAAAAGGTGTGA